The Methylomagnum ishizawai genome has a window encoding:
- a CDS encoding DUF3761 domain-containing protein has protein sequence MAEGEATTAGLGLWSRKDAIPPWEYRHGSGKKGGAGGATGSTAQPDEAPPGASAKCGNGSYSFSQHRRGICSHHGGVGVEQGFNDLSNPSERRSTKP, from the coding sequence GTGGCGGAAGGCGAAGCGACGACCGCAGGCCTGGGGCTGTGGTCGAGGAAGGATGCCATTCCGCCCTGGGAATACCGGCACGGTAGCGGGAAGAAAGGCGGGGCCGGCGGTGCCACCGGCTCTACGGCCCAACCCGACGAAGCCCCGCCCGGCGCGTCCGCGAAGTGTGGCAATGGAAGCTACTCGTTCAGCCAGCACCGCCGGGGCATATGCTCGCATCATGGCGGCGTGGGCGTGGAGCAGGGCTTTAACGATTTGTCGAACCCATCTGAGCGGCGCAGCACCAAGCCATAG
- the kaiC gene encoding circadian clock protein KaiC, producing the protein MDTETPDSSPAPTHPTGLAKCPTGIQGLDDITQGGLPRGRPTLVCGSAGSGKTLLAMEFIVRGIREFGEPGVFMAFEETAEELAANVASLGFDVAALTGQKRMAIDYVHVERSEIEETGDYNLDGLFVRLGLMIAETSARRVAIDSLETLFSALSNEAILRAELRRLFRWLKDQGVTAVITAEQGQNTLTRHGLEEYISDCVIFLDHRVANQVATRRLRVVKYRGSAHGTNEYPTMIDENGLSVLPISSLKLDYPVRSDRVSTGIDRLDAMLGGGGYYRGSSVLVSGTSGSGKSSLATAFADGVCRAGERCLYLSFEESPAQIKRNMASIGFDLGRWEQAGSLRFNSARSTLYGLEQHLVTLHKLVSGFQPAAVVVDPITNLTALGNTDDIKSVLTRMIDFLKGRQITAVFTSLTGGGEPVERTEVGISSLMDTWLLLEMVQSASERNRVLYVLKSRGMAHSNQMREFLLGGRGIELVDVYTGPGTVHTGTARLAQEAADRAEALARRQAALRRGRGLDSERAALEAQITALRTRMEAIATETAAAKAEEDTHLETLDSDRHALAHQRKAD; encoded by the coding sequence ATGGACACGGAAACGCCTGATTCATCCCCCGCCCCCACCCATCCTACCGGCCTGGCCAAATGTCCCACTGGCATCCAAGGTCTCGACGATATCACCCAAGGCGGTTTGCCGCGCGGGCGGCCTACCCTGGTCTGCGGCTCCGCTGGTTCCGGCAAGACGCTGCTGGCGATGGAATTCATCGTGCGCGGCATCCGCGAATTCGGCGAGCCGGGCGTGTTCATGGCCTTCGAGGAAACCGCCGAGGAACTGGCCGCGAACGTCGCCTCGCTCGGCTTCGATGTCGCCGCTTTGACCGGGCAGAAACGGATGGCCATCGATTATGTCCATGTCGAGCGCAGCGAAATCGAGGAAACCGGCGACTACAACCTCGACGGCCTGTTCGTCCGGCTGGGCCTGATGATCGCCGAGACCTCCGCCCGCCGGGTCGCCATCGATTCGCTGGAAACCCTGTTCTCGGCGCTGTCCAACGAGGCCATCCTGAGGGCCGAACTGCGGCGCTTGTTCCGTTGGCTGAAGGACCAAGGCGTCACCGCCGTCATCACCGCCGAGCAGGGCCAGAACACCCTGACCCGCCATGGCCTGGAGGAATACATCAGCGATTGCGTGATCTTCCTCGACCACCGGGTCGCCAACCAGGTGGCCACTCGCCGCCTCCGCGTCGTGAAGTACCGGGGTTCGGCCCACGGCACCAACGAATACCCGACCATGATCGACGAGAACGGCCTGTCGGTGCTGCCGATCAGTTCGTTGAAGCTGGACTATCCGGTGCGGAGCGACCGCGTCTCCACCGGCATCGACCGCTTGGACGCCATGCTGGGCGGCGGGGGCTACTACCGGGGCAGCAGCGTCCTGGTCAGCGGCACCTCGGGCAGCGGCAAAAGCAGCCTCGCCACCGCCTTCGCCGACGGGGTATGCCGCGCGGGCGAGCGCTGCCTTTACCTGTCCTTCGAGGAATCGCCCGCCCAGATCAAGCGCAACATGGCGTCCATCGGCTTCGACCTGGGCCGCTGGGAACAGGCCGGCTCGCTGCGGTTCAATTCGGCCCGGTCCACGCTCTACGGCCTGGAACAGCACCTGGTGACCCTGCACAAGCTGGTGAGCGGGTTCCAGCCCGCCGCCGTGGTGGTCGATCCCATCACCAACCTCACGGCCCTGGGCAATACCGACGACATCAAGTCGGTGCTGACCCGGATGATCGATTTCCTGAAGGGGCGGCAGATCACCGCCGTGTTCACCAGCCTGACCGGCGGCGGCGAACCCGTGGAGCGCACCGAGGTCGGCATTTCCTCGTTGATGGACACCTGGCTGTTGCTGGAAATGGTCCAGTCCGCGAGCGAACGCAACCGGGTCCTCTACGTGTTGAAAAGCCGGGGCATGGCCCATTCCAACCAGATGCGCGAATTCCTGCTCGGCGGGCGCGGCATCGAACTGGTGGATGTCTATACCGGCCCCGGCACGGTCCACACCGGGACGGCCCGGCTGGCGCAGGAAGCCGCCGACCGCGCCGAGGCCCTGGCCCGGCGGCAGGCGGCGCTCAGGCGCGGGCGCGGGCTGGATTCGGAACGCGCGGCCTTGGAGGCACAGATCACAGCCCTGCGGACGCGGATGGAAGCGATTGCCACAGAGACCGCAGCGGCCAAGGCGGAAGAAGACACCCACCTGGAAACTTTGGACAGCGACCGGCACGCATTGGCCCATCAACGCAAGGCTGATTGA
- a CDS encoding thermonuclease family protein: MAVTLHLAGLCKDNYGRTLGRVSCDGMDANLEQVKRGLAWFYVQGTAKMKRGMGGGRRSDDRRPGAVVEEGCHSALGIPAR, from the coding sequence ATGGCTGTTACCCTCCACCTCGCGGGGCTGTGCAAGGACAATTACGGGCGCACGTTGGGCCGGGTGTCGTGCGACGGGATGGATGCCAACCTGGAGCAGGTCAAGCGCGGCTTGGCTTGGTTCTATGTCCAGGGTACGGCCAAGATGAAGCGCGGTATGGGTGGCGGAAGGCGAAGCGACGACCGCAGGCCTGGGGCTGTGGTCGAGGAAGGATGCCATTCCGCCCTGGGAATACCGGCACGGTAG